A stretch of Methylogaea oryzae DNA encodes these proteins:
- a CDS encoding CHASE domain-containing protein gives MHRRLISIAAIAAAYWLFARFGLLLAVPPGYASAVWPPSGIALGAMLVWGNRLLPGIWLGSFLANAVTAFDPSAPLVSLLAPAGIGLGAACQAGLAAYAIRRWVGYPSALLEDREVLWLLALAGPLGSCVNATFSVNLLSLAGQLSWEDFATHWATWWVGDSIGGLIFTPLMLIFFGAPHASWRMRRKTVALPLLASFATATALFAYARQSEEQHQLREFTQATELMFNNAEAGIVRYNSAVWSLRSLFDASNKVEREEFRRFTDPILSREPGLQALSWNVRLPASERRAFEEAQRAEGVADFTVREQDAEGRLSPARARDEYTVVTYIEILATNRSALGYDVASEPTRRAALEQARDSGEMVATAPIELVQDSGVLARSSPDEEKKPRQQPGVLLFLPVYNPKAEVTDTEQRRAHLEGFVVGVLRLGDMLDSILPPTSPQRLLLPLRLTDADQNVAGSLQVDGAFDGKAKLYRHRILSIGGRHWRLEMSGKAADFGQNWAAWYVLAGGLLFTGLLGGVLLLLTSRTLRVESLVRMRTDELAGNNDRLRQEIVERAKTEAALRESEARFRSMADAAPVMIWVADADAQCSYANKSLLEFTGLTLAQAVGQGWAESIHPDDLARCLATYEAAFGAREQFSQSFRLRRRDGEYRWVLDSGVPRFDANGDFAGYIGSGIDIGDLKQAQEDMLAAKEAAEQASRVKSQFLANMSHEIRTPMNAILGFSSLGQELAEPSEGHEYFGYIHTAAENLLVVINDILDFSKVEAGELRIDSALFNLRELVDRATALVMPKAAEKGLALTVEIADTRGNQFFGDAQRINQVLVNLLGNAVKFTEQGCVDLRVERIDDAHNRALLRFTVRDTGIGIPPDELGRLFQPFSQVDASPTRRYGGTGLGLAISQQLVGLMGGEIDVHSRPGGGSRFTFTVRVDTDTSPERHPPAAVPMPKEKEDALRGRRVLLVEDNEINLLLAVKMLARIGVETDIARDGEEALRALAARPYDLVLMDVQMPVMDGLEASRRIRADGRWPGLPVIAMTAHALLEEVSECLEAGMDDHLAKPIRGEDLARLLNHWLKPL, from the coding sequence ATGCACCGCCGCTTGATTTCCATCGCCGCCATCGCGGCCGCCTATTGGCTGTTCGCCCGCTTCGGCCTGTTGCTGGCGGTGCCGCCCGGTTATGCCTCCGCCGTCTGGCCGCCTTCGGGCATCGCCCTGGGGGCGATGCTCGTTTGGGGCAACCGTCTGCTGCCGGGAATCTGGCTGGGTTCGTTCCTGGCCAATGCCGTCACCGCTTTCGACCCCTCCGCGCCGCTGGTTTCGCTGCTGGCGCCGGCGGGCATCGGCTTGGGCGCCGCGTGCCAAGCCGGATTGGCCGCATACGCCATCCGCCGCTGGGTGGGTTATCCCAGCGCCCTGCTGGAAGACCGGGAGGTGCTGTGGCTCCTGGCCTTGGCCGGCCCGCTGGGCAGCTGCGTCAACGCCACCTTCAGCGTCAACCTGCTGTCCCTGGCGGGGCAACTGTCCTGGGAGGACTTCGCCACCCACTGGGCGACTTGGTGGGTGGGCGACAGCATCGGCGGCCTGATTTTCACCCCCCTGATGCTGATCTTTTTCGGCGCGCCCCACGCCTCTTGGCGGATGCGGCGCAAAACGGTGGCCCTGCCCCTGCTGGCGAGCTTCGCGACGGCCACGGCGCTGTTCGCCTACGCCCGCCAGTCGGAAGAGCAACATCAACTGCGGGAATTCACCCAAGCGACGGAGTTGATGTTCAACAACGCGGAAGCGGGCATCGTTCGCTACAACTCGGCGGTCTGGTCCTTGCGCAGCCTGTTCGACGCGTCGAACAAAGTGGAACGCGAGGAGTTCCGGCGTTTCACCGACCCGATACTGAGCCGCGAACCCGGGCTGCAAGCCTTGTCCTGGAACGTCCGCCTGCCGGCATCGGAACGCCGGGCGTTCGAAGAGGCGCAGCGCGCCGAGGGCGTGGCCGACTTCACCGTGCGCGAGCAAGACGCCGAGGGACGATTATCGCCGGCGCGCGCGCGGGACGAATACACGGTGGTGACCTATATCGAGATACTGGCGACCAACCGCTCGGCCCTGGGTTACGACGTCGCGTCGGAACCCACCCGCCGGGCCGCTTTGGAGCAGGCCCGCGACAGCGGGGAAATGGTGGCGACGGCGCCCATCGAGCTGGTGCAGGACAGCGGCGTGCTGGCGCGCTCCTCGCCCGACGAGGAAAAGAAACCGCGCCAGCAGCCCGGCGTTTTGCTGTTCTTGCCGGTCTACAACCCCAAGGCGGAAGTGACCGATACGGAGCAGCGGCGAGCCCATCTGGAAGGGTTCGTCGTCGGCGTATTGCGCCTGGGCGATATGCTCGACTCCATCCTGCCGCCCACGTCGCCGCAACGCCTGCTGTTGCCCCTGCGCTTGACGGATGCCGACCAGAACGTCGCCGGATCGCTGCAAGTGGATGGGGCGTTCGACGGCAAGGCCAAGTTATACCGCCACAGGATCTTGTCCATAGGCGGCCGGCATTGGCGGCTTGAAATGTCCGGCAAAGCGGCCGACTTCGGCCAAAACTGGGCCGCCTGGTATGTGCTGGCGGGAGGGCTGCTGTTCACCGGCCTGCTGGGCGGCGTGTTGCTGCTGCTGACCAGCAGGACTTTGCGCGTGGAATCCCTGGTGCGGATGCGCACCGACGAGCTGGCCGGCAACAACGATCGCCTCCGCCAGGAAATCGTCGAGCGCGCCAAAACCGAAGCGGCGCTGCGGGAGAGCGAAGCGCGCTTCCGCTCCATGGCGGACGCGGCGCCCGTGATGATCTGGGTGGCCGACGCCGACGCCCAGTGCAGTTACGCCAACAAAAGCCTGCTCGAATTCACCGGATTGACCCTGGCCCAAGCGGTGGGCCAAGGCTGGGCCGAAAGCATCCATCCGGACGATCTGGCCCGCTGCCTGGCGACGTACGAGGCGGCCTTCGGCGCGCGCGAACAGTTCAGCCAGTCTTTCCGCCTGCGCCGCCGCGACGGCGAATACCGCTGGGTGCTGGACAGCGGCGTGCCGCGTTTCGACGCCAACGGCGATTTTGCCGGCTATATCGGCTCCGGCATCGATATCGGCGACCTGAAACAGGCGCAGGAGGACATGCTGGCCGCGAAGGAAGCGGCGGAACAAGCCAGCCGAGTGAAAAGCCAGTTCCTGGCCAACATGAGCCACGAAATCCGCACGCCCATGAACGCCATCCTGGGTTTCAGCTCGCTGGGGCAGGAACTGGCCGAACCGTCCGAAGGACACGAATATTTCGGCTACATCCACACCGCCGCCGAAAACCTGCTCGTCGTCATCAACGACATCCTGGATTTTTCCAAAGTGGAAGCCGGCGAGCTGCGTATCGATTCGGCGCTCTTCAACCTGCGGGAACTGGTGGACCGCGCCACGGCGCTGGTGATGCCCAAGGCCGCCGAGAAAGGGCTGGCGTTGACCGTGGAAATCGCGGACACGCGGGGCAACCAGTTTTTCGGCGATGCCCAACGCATCAACCAGGTGCTGGTCAACCTGCTCGGCAACGCGGTCAAATTCACCGAGCAAGGCTGCGTCGACTTGCGCGTGGAGCGCATCGACGACGCGCACAACCGGGCGTTGCTGCGCTTCACCGTGCGGGATACCGGCATCGGCATCCCGCCGGACGAGCTGGGGCGGTTGTTTCAGCCCTTTTCCCAGGTGGATGCCTCTCCCACCCGCAGGTACGGCGGGACCGGGCTGGGGCTGGCGATCAGCCAACAGCTGGTCGGCCTGATGGGCGGCGAAATCGATGTCCACAGCCGCCCCGGCGGCGGCAGTCGCTTCACCTTCACCGTGCGGGTAGACACGGACACCAGTCCCGAGCGTCATCCGCCCGCGGCCGTCCCCATGCCCAAAGAAAAGGAGGACGCGCTGCGCGGCCGCCGCGTATTGCTGGTGGAAGACAACGAGATCAATCTGCTGCTGGCCGTCAAAATGCTGGCCCGGATCGGCGTGGAAACGGACATCGCCCGCGACGGCGAAGAAGCGCTGCGAGCGTTGGCGGCGCGCCCCTACGACCTGGTGCTGATGGACGTGCAAATGCCGGTGATGGACGGCCTGGAGGCCAGCCGCCGCATTCGCGCCGACGGCCGCTGGCCGGGCTTGCCGGTCATCGCCATGACCGCCCACGCCTTGCTGGAGGAAGTGAGCGAATGCCTGGAGGCCGGCATGGACGATCATCTCGCCAAGCCGATACGCGGCGAGGACTTGGCCCGCCTGTTGAACCATTGGCTGAAGCCGCTTTAG